The Glycine soja cultivar W05 chromosome 8, ASM419377v2, whole genome shotgun sequence genome has a window encoding:
- the LOC114421723 gene encoding uncharacterized protein LOC114421723 isoform X3, which produces MDQAISKGSGEILNHVDERVDEDLNQLVEGKAIDAGAGHSLGEGVSVSGEDGTSEEMCNDLRLKKELKEGPQEVNDQNMGDPQEINDTLHGVDQGTSYSSRDLVSGEVPETCVVIDPFTQIECVNGDNRKLEAKPKESGLNKVSMKVTKGVSETDKNSCVIDINRGSCDGFSENLEGEMICRICHLASGQRLEAADVGTASSATTNTDLIQLGCACKDELGIVHSHCAEAWFKLKGNRTLQNLKAVGWGKLYQYFFSIHILCTCCVKYVVRLQKMFRMLRIMDLLKSGMILDSWTVIIPHPEGLVDACADNHFVTS; this is translated from the exons TTGAATCATGTTGATGAAAGGGTGGATGAGGATTTGAACCAATTGGTTGAAGGAAAAGCAATTGATGCAGGAGCTGGACATAGCTTGGGTGAAGGAGTTAGTGTAAGTGGAGAAGATGGGACTTCAGAAGAGATGTGCAATGATCTTAGATTGAAGAAAGAGCTAAAGGAGGGACCTCAAGAAGTTAATGATCAGAACATGGGTGACCCACAAGAAATTAATGATACATTGCATGGGGTTGATCAAGGAACTAGTTATAGTTCAAGAGATTTGGTTAGTGGGGAAGTACCTGAGACTTGTGTTGTAATAGATCCTTTTACTCAGATTGAGTGTGTCAATGGAGATAATAGGAAATTGGAAGCAAAACCTAAGGAATCAGGGTTGAACAAGGTGTCCATGAAAGTGACAAAAGGGGTGTCTGAGACTGATAAAAATTCATGTGTGATTGATATAAACCGTGGCAGCTGTGATGGCTTTAGCGAGAATTTGGAAGGTGAAATGATTTGTAGGATTTGCCATCTGGCCTCTGGGCAACGATTGGAAGCAGCAGATGTTGGCACTGCAAGTAGTGCTACTACTAATACAGATTTGATTCAGCTCGGTTGTGCATGTAAAGATGAGCTAGGGATTGTGCATAGTCATTGTGCTGAGGCATGGTTCAAGCTTAAAGGAAACAG GACCCTTCAGAATTTGAAAGCTGTTGGGTGGGGGAAGCTCTATCAGTACTTTTTTTCCATTCACATCCTATGTACTT GTTGTGTGAAATATGTGGTGAGACTGCAAAAAATGTTTCGGATGTTACGGATAATGGATTTATTGAAGAGTGGAATGATACTAGATTCATGGACAGTGATAATACCTCATCCAGAAGGTTTGGTGGATGCTTGTGCGGACAACCATTTTGTAACTTCTTAA